One genomic segment of Terriglobia bacterium includes these proteins:
- a CDS encoding metalloregulator ArsR/SmtB family transcription factor, whose protein sequence is MPLNLSERMTELVAQRFRLLGEPMRLRILQLLEQGPKPVNDIVASLESSQPNVSKHLQALCQGGLVSRRREGLNIFYAIADPMVFKLCNLVCRSATEHTRAQLAELDAAPSVTERRRAKNSR, encoded by the coding sequence ATGCCCTTGAACCTGAGCGAGAGAATGACCGAACTGGTGGCGCAGCGCTTTCGACTGCTGGGCGAACCGATGCGGCTGCGCATCCTGCAGTTACTGGAACAAGGCCCCAAGCCGGTGAATGACATCGTCGCATCCCTGGAAAGCAGCCAGCCCAATGTGTCCAAGCATCTCCAGGCGCTATGCCAGGGCGGGCTGGTCAGCCGGCGGCGCGAGGGGCTCAACATTTTTTACGCAATCGCTGATCCCATGGTTTTCAAGCTTTGCAATCTGGTCTGCCGCAGCGCAACGGAACACACCCGCGCACAACTGGCGGAACTGGACGCGGCGCCGTCCGTTACGGAACGAAGACGCGCGAAGAATTCGCGGTAA
- a CDS encoding class I SAM-dependent methyltransferase, protein MSSAHNPDWNSFARNQASQKWRKQSAAMGRGMTEAIIAAAQIAPGMQVLDIACGTGEPAISIAAQLEGNGSVVGLDISSAPLKIAEERAAQCGLENIRFLLGDARQLPFADAQFDRITCRLGVMFFPDLPNSLRQMHRVLKPGGRAVLLAWGVMGQPYFSSTIGTVLKALSGGSIPEAARKMFAFGQPGLLARGLRAAGFETVEENFTTVPWTWPGTPAEVWEYFQEVTVPFAPLLQSIPAERRAEVDAAVVRAIAEYQDGGEIKFTAKINITSAVK, encoded by the coding sequence ATGAGCTCAGCCCACAACCCGGACTGGAACAGTTTTGCCCGCAACCAAGCCAGCCAGAAGTGGCGCAAACAATCCGCCGCCATGGGCAGGGGCATGACGGAGGCCATTATTGCCGCCGCGCAAATCGCGCCCGGAATGCAGGTGCTGGACATCGCCTGCGGGACCGGCGAACCCGCCATCTCCATTGCTGCACAGCTCGAAGGAAACGGCTCGGTGGTAGGCCTAGATATTTCTTCCGCTCCGCTCAAGATTGCGGAAGAGCGCGCTGCACAGTGCGGACTTGAGAACATCCGCTTCCTGCTGGGCGACGCCCGGCAGCTTCCCTTCGCCGACGCCCAATTTGACCGTATCACTTGCCGGCTTGGCGTAATGTTCTTTCCCGACCTGCCCAACTCGCTTCGTCAAATGCATCGCGTGCTGAAGCCCGGCGGCCGCGCGGTCCTGCTGGCCTGGGGCGTGATGGGACAACCTTATTTCTCTTCCACCATCGGCACCGTGCTCAAGGCCCTGTCCGGTGGAAGCATTCCTGAGGCGGCAAGAAAGATGTTCGCCTTCGGACAGCCAGGACTTCTCGCCCGCGGATTACGTGCGGCGGGCTTCGAAACGGTGGAAGAGAACTTCACCACCGTGCCGTGGACCTGGCCGGGCACTCCCGCAGAAGTCTGGGAGTATTTTCAGGAAGTCACTGTGCCGTTTGCTCCGCTGCTGCAATCCATTCCCGCCGAGCGCCGCGCGGAAGTAGACGCGGCGGTGGTGCGGGCCATCGCCGAATATCAAGATGGCGGCGAAATCAAGTTCACGGCCAAAATCAATATCACTTCAGCCGTGAAATAA
- a CDS encoding GIY-YIG nuclease family protein: MAFTYVLRSTTSGRFYIGSALKLQERLDEHARGHSPYTRGRGPWKLVYQEQYSTLAEARRRERQLKSWKSHRSIQELIDKKLV; the protein is encoded by the coding sequence ATGGCGTTCACGTACGTTCTTCGGAGCACCACGAGCGGCAGGTTTTATATCGGTTCGGCGCTCAAGCTGCAGGAACGGCTTGATGAACATGCACGCGGGCATAGCCCATACACGAGGGGGCGTGGACCGTGGAAGTTGGTCTACCAGGAACAATACTCAACGTTGGCTGAAGCTCGCCGCCGTGAACGCCAGCTGAAATCGTGGAAGTCACACCGATCGATTCAAGAACTCATCGACAAGAAGTTGGTTTAG
- a CDS encoding SRPBCC domain-containing protein, with product MADIFHDFPIKASPDKIFDAVTTPRGLDAWWTKRSAGEARDGAEFELWFGPQYDWRAKVTKCAPNSVFELQMTRADADWTGTRIGFHLQPRDGSTFVQFHHTGWPQPNQHWRISNYCWAMYLRILRRYLEHGELAPYEKRLDV from the coding sequence ATGGCCGACATTTTTCACGACTTCCCCATCAAGGCTTCTCCCGACAAAATCTTTGACGCTGTGACCACGCCGCGCGGCCTGGATGCCTGGTGGACCAAGCGCTCTGCCGGCGAGGCTCGCGACGGTGCGGAATTCGAACTGTGGTTCGGCCCGCAGTATGACTGGCGGGCCAAGGTCACCAAGTGCGCTCCCAACTCCGTTTTTGAGCTGCAGATGACACGCGCTGACGCTGACTGGACGGGCACGCGCATCGGCTTTCATCTGCAGCCGCGTGATGGCAGCACCTTTGTCCAGTTCCACCACACAGGCTGGCCGCAACCCAACCAACACTGGCGGATTTCAAACTACTGCTGGGCGATGTACTTGCGCATCCTGCGGCGATATCTCGAACACGGCGAACTGGCGCCGTACGAAAAGCGCCTTGATGTTTAA
- a CDS encoding efflux RND transporter periplasmic adaptor subunit — protein sequence MKYNAGFLPSLGVLLVAVAGLAACNRTHEVAASVPETVRGLTVVQVRQQAVPDQFQATGTIRSWRTAPVAAQIMANVTGVLVREGDTVKRGQLLVTMDDSQLRASTERGQAALQAAENEIAAAESEQTLAKTSFDRLQYLFDKGTISAQEYDNAKARMQTTRARHDLAQSNRSQAAAALDQNRILQSYTRVVAPFDGVVTERHVDPGALATPGLPLLMLEQVGRYRLEATVDESDLKFVRLGESVPISVDALAGEPLQGKVVQIIPAADQASRSFLLKIDLPENSRLRSGLFARAAFVRGQKQAISVPRSAVIDRGQLQTAYVLGENNIATLRYVTLGNTTIDQTEVLSGLSDGDRLIANPAGRELAGKRVEVR from the coding sequence ATGAAATATAACGCCGGATTCCTTCCATCGCTGGGAGTGCTGCTGGTAGCGGTAGCCGGCCTGGCAGCCTGCAACAGGACGCATGAAGTCGCTGCCAGCGTCCCGGAAACGGTCCGCGGTCTTACCGTGGTGCAAGTGCGACAACAGGCGGTCCCCGATCAGTTCCAGGCTACCGGCACCATCCGGTCGTGGCGCACAGCTCCCGTCGCGGCGCAGATCATGGCCAACGTCACCGGAGTTCTTGTGCGTGAAGGTGATACGGTCAAGCGCGGCCAACTCCTGGTCACCATGGATGACTCGCAACTACGCGCGTCCACGGAGCGCGGCCAGGCGGCGCTGCAAGCGGCGGAAAATGAAATCGCCGCGGCGGAATCCGAGCAAACGCTGGCCAAGACCAGCTTTGACCGCCTGCAATATCTCTTTGACAAGGGCACCATCAGCGCCCAGGAATACGACAACGCAAAGGCGCGCATGCAAACCACGCGCGCTCGCCATGATCTTGCGCAGTCCAATCGCTCCCAGGCTGCCGCGGCCCTTGACCAGAACCGCATTCTGCAGAGCTACACCCGGGTGGTTGCCCCGTTTGACGGCGTGGTGACGGAGCGCCACGTTGATCCGGGCGCGCTGGCCACTCCCGGACTACCGCTGCTCATGCTGGAGCAGGTTGGACGCTACCGCCTGGAAGCCACGGTGGATGAGAGCGACTTGAAATTTGTTCGTCTGGGAGAGTCCGTTCCAATTTCAGTGGACGCCCTGGCCGGCGAGCCGCTGCAGGGCAAGGTGGTGCAGATCATCCCGGCGGCAGACCAGGCCAGCCGCAGCTTTCTCCTCAAGATTGATCTCCCGGAGAACTCGAGGCTGCGTTCCGGACTGTTTGCCCGGGCAGCGTTTGTCCGCGGACAGAAACAGGCAATCTCCGTGCCGCGCTCGGCAGTAATCGACCGCGGCCAGTTGCAAACGGCTTACGTCCTGGGTGAAAACAATATCGCCACGTTGCGGTACGTTACTCTGGGAAACACAACCATAGACCAGACGGAAGTCCTCTCCGGCTTGAGTGACGGAGACAGGCTCATCGCCAACCCTGCCGGCCGTGAACTCGCGGGCAAGCGGGTTGAGGTGCGGTGA
- a CDS encoding D-aminoacylase — protein MKRSHILFVIAAGFAASAAFSQQSAAQTPVAPFDVVITNGKIYDGSGNPWYLADIGIRGDRIAAIGKLSNAQSKKFIDAAGLAVAPGFIDMLGQSEGSLLIDNRAISKLSQGITSEITGEGGSIAPQNEITLKALAPSLEPYHLKVDWTDLAGYFRRLEKQGTPINLGTYVGLAQVREAVLGDDNRAPSPAELEKMKALVAQAMQQGAMGVSTALIYPPGHYARTEELIELARVAAQYGGIYASHMRSEGKSEIAAIDEALRIGREAGIPVEIFHLKVAGQPRWGNMPQMVAKIQAARDAGQDVRADMYPYVAGGTALISALPPWIADGGLDKALSRLRDPAVRARIKTELAEEHAEWENLYLMSGGASGVMLSSVVSKDLKPLAGKTIAQIAQEQKKDPLDTLFDLVLADQGQASALYFIASEEDLQFGLKQPFTSIGLDAGEMPLDGPLFEPHAHPRTFGSMPRFLGHYVRDLKLLPLEQAIRKITSMPAQREHLTARGLLQEGFFADITIFDPATILDNATYAQPAQLSVGVKYVFVNGQLTFADGRLTGVNAGRALRGPGAR, from the coding sequence ATGAAGCGTTCTCATATCCTGTTCGTGATCGCGGCCGGATTCGCTGCATCAGCGGCATTTTCTCAGCAATCCGCGGCACAGACGCCCGTCGCGCCGTTTGATGTGGTCATCACCAACGGCAAGATCTATGACGGCTCCGGCAATCCCTGGTATCTGGCCGACATCGGCATCCGCGGCGACCGCATCGCCGCCATCGGCAAGCTGAGCAACGCTCAGTCCAAGAAATTTATTGACGCCGCCGGTCTCGCGGTAGCGCCGGGGTTCATTGACATGCTGGGCCAGTCGGAAGGCTCGTTGCTGATTGACAACCGCGCCATCAGCAAGCTTTCGCAAGGCATCACCAGCGAGATTACCGGCGAGGGCGGCTCCATCGCTCCACAGAATGAGATCACTCTCAAGGCGCTGGCGCCGTCGCTGGAGCCGTATCACCTCAAAGTTGACTGGACGGACCTCGCCGGCTATTTCCGTCGATTAGAGAAACAAGGTACGCCCATCAACCTGGGAACTTACGTCGGTCTGGCGCAGGTGCGTGAAGCCGTATTGGGCGACGACAATCGCGCTCCTTCCCCGGCAGAGCTGGAAAAGATGAAGGCCCTGGTGGCTCAGGCCATGCAGCAAGGGGCCATGGGTGTTTCCACGGCGCTGATCTATCCTCCCGGCCACTACGCAAGAACCGAAGAACTGATTGAGCTGGCCAGAGTCGCCGCGCAATACGGCGGGATTTACGCCAGCCACATGCGCAGTGAAGGCAAGAGCGAAATCGCGGCCATTGACGAAGCTCTGCGCATCGGCCGCGAGGCCGGCATTCCCGTGGAAATCTTCCATCTGAAAGTGGCGGGGCAGCCGCGCTGGGGGAACATGCCACAAATGGTGGCAAAGATTCAGGCGGCGCGCGACGCCGGCCAGGACGTCCGTGCCGACATGTATCCGTACGTCGCCGGCGGGACCGCGCTCATCTCCGCCCTGCCTCCGTGGATCGCCGATGGTGGTCTGGACAAAGCTCTCTCCCGCCTGCGCGATCCTGCCGTCCGCGCGCGCATCAAGACCGAGTTGGCGGAAGAACACGCTGAATGGGAAAACCTCTATCTTATGAGCGGCGGCGCCAGCGGGGTGATGCTGTCGTCAGTGGTCAGCAAAGACTTGAAGCCGCTCGCTGGCAAGACTATCGCGCAGATCGCCCAGGAGCAGAAGAAAGACCCGCTGGACACGCTCTTCGACCTGGTGCTGGCCGACCAAGGTCAGGCCAGCGCGCTCTACTTCATCGCCAGCGAAGAGGATTTGCAATTCGGCCTCAAGCAGCCCTTCACCAGCATCGGCCTGGACGCCGGTGAGATGCCGCTCGATGGGCCGCTCTTTGAGCCGCACGCCCATCCGCGCACCTTCGGCAGCATGCCGCGCTTTCTCGGACACTACGTCCGCGACCTCAAGCTGCTGCCGCTGGAGCAGGCCATCCGCAAGATCACTTCCATGCCCGCGCAGCGCGAGCACCTGACCGCGCGCGGCTTGCTGCAGGAAGGCTTCTTCGCGGACATCACCATCTTTGATCCCGCCACCATCCTGGACAACGCTACTTACGCCCAGCCCGCGCAGCTTTCCGTGGGAGTGAAATACGTTTTCGTCAACGGCCAGTTGACGTTTGCTGATGGCCGCCTGACAGGCGTCAACGCCGGACGCGCGTTGCGCGGGCCAGGAGCGCGATGA
- a CDS encoding patatin-like phospholipase family protein, with product MFRRLLIAALFALPVLAQTSDLLPQQPLRPQRLKIGLVLEGGGAFGLAHIGVIEWLEDNHIPVDYVAGTSMGALVGGMYSMGYKPAQIHRLVKRIKWDSVLYDRIDYGDLAFRRKEDQRTYPNSLNFAFRKGLRLPEAFNAGHQVGLLLDSVTRPYWDLQHFDDLPIPFRCVAVDMVTKKEDVFDKDYVFKDGSLRMALRATMSIPGIFSPVRDDKKMYVDGGVLDNLPVRVAQDMGADLIIAIHLKSAPVDPNKDISAVELATEAALVVTGANEKRSLALLKESDVVINVNVADLKANEYDKYDAFIARGKQAAEEIKDKLLALRLDDEAWKQYTSNRAARIPAGMQAPESPQAMTISIDDHALREQVRSGLSNYSGKPLDEAQSERLKRDLDRIVGTGKFARVGYHLARQDGQTVLTINAASRDYARATIKPVIELNASDYRSPLFVLGARVTAFDIGGIGSEWRSDVLLGSQYGLATEYYRPLSPSSHWFVAPQITAESSPFTIYRRQDELAHYQLRTIAGALDVGYIFSRNAELRVGYEGGGAKLSEIVGAPLLPFTSDRIGTTSVKFALDRLDFSLRMLEAPVVPRNGVEWVSTVQWHDAWLGADRHFATAESDLGVFKSLGSVQSVYFKASGGSTLGFTNNGLPSFSLGGTQRMAAYGTNEFLTNQYAYGRAGYLHRIYAIPSLPGGGFYLTAYLEAAKPYGIGGAPIPADGVAGLILDYAFGPIFFGGSWGEAGHKKFFFHLGKQF from the coding sequence ATGTTCCGTCGCTTGCTCATTGCCGCTCTGTTCGCCCTGCCGGTGCTCGCGCAGACCAGTGATCTTCTTCCTCAGCAGCCGCTGCGGCCGCAAAGATTGAAGATCGGCCTGGTGCTGGAAGGCGGCGGCGCGTTCGGCCTAGCGCATATCGGCGTCATCGAATGGCTGGAGGACAACCACATTCCCGTGGACTACGTGGCGGGGACCAGCATGGGAGCTCTGGTCGGCGGGATGTACTCCATGGGATACAAGCCGGCGCAGATCCACCGTCTGGTGAAGCGCATCAAGTGGGACTCCGTGCTTTACGACCGCATTGACTATGGCGACCTGGCATTCCGCCGCAAAGAGGACCAGCGCACTTACCCTAACTCGCTGAACTTTGCGTTTCGCAAAGGTCTGCGCCTGCCGGAAGCGTTCAACGCCGGGCATCAGGTCGGCCTGTTGCTGGACAGCGTGACCCGGCCTTACTGGGACCTGCAGCATTTTGACGATTTGCCCATTCCTTTCCGCTGCGTGGCCGTGGACATGGTCACCAAAAAAGAAGACGTCTTCGACAAAGATTATGTCTTCAAGGACGGTTCCCTGCGCATGGCCTTGCGCGCCACCATGTCCATTCCGGGAATCTTCAGCCCGGTGCGAGACGACAAGAAAATGTACGTTGACGGTGGAGTGTTGGACAACCTGCCGGTGCGCGTCGCGCAGGACATGGGCGCGGACCTGATTATCGCCATCCATCTGAAATCTGCGCCAGTCGATCCCAACAAAGACATCTCCGCCGTGGAACTGGCCACCGAGGCCGCGCTGGTGGTTACCGGGGCCAATGAGAAGCGCAGCCTGGCGTTGCTCAAGGAAAGCGATGTTGTGATCAACGTGAACGTGGCGGACCTGAAAGCCAACGAGTACGACAAGTATGACGCCTTTATCGCCCGCGGGAAGCAAGCCGCCGAAGAAATCAAGGACAAGCTGTTGGCCCTGCGCCTGGACGACGAAGCCTGGAAGCAATACACGTCCAACCGCGCCGCGCGCATTCCGGCGGGAATGCAGGCGCCGGAATCGCCGCAGGCCATGACCATTTCCATAGACGACCACGCGTTGAGGGAGCAGGTCCGCTCCGGCCTTTCAAATTACTCGGGAAAACCGCTGGATGAGGCGCAGTCGGAACGTTTGAAGCGCGACCTGGACCGGATCGTGGGCACGGGAAAATTCGCGCGCGTAGGCTACCATTTGGCCCGGCAGGACGGCCAGACCGTCTTGACCATTAACGCCGCGTCTCGCGACTACGCGCGCGCGACGATCAAGCCGGTGATTGAGTTGAATGCCAGCGACTATCGCAGTCCTCTTTTTGTTCTGGGCGCGCGGGTCACCGCTTTCGATATCGGCGGCATCGGCTCGGAGTGGCGCAGCGACGTGCTCTTGGGATCGCAATACGGCCTGGCCACCGAGTACTATCGTCCGCTGTCGCCCTCCAGCCATTGGTTTGTGGCGCCGCAGATCACCGCGGAGTCGTCACCCTTCACCATTTATCGCCGGCAGGATGAACTCGCGCATTATCAGCTCCGCACCATCGCCGGCGCGCTGGATGTGGGCTACATCTTCAGCCGCAACGCTGAACTGCGCGTGGGCTACGAAGGCGGCGGCGCCAAACTGTCAGAGATCGTAGGTGCTCCGCTGCTGCCGTTTACCTCCGACCGCATCGGCACAACGTCTGTCAAGTTCGCTCTCGACCGCCTTGATTTTTCGCTGCGCATGCTGGAAGCGCCCGTGGTCCCGCGCAACGGCGTGGAGTGGGTGTCAACCGTGCAATGGCATGACGCCTGGCTCGGCGCCGACCGCCACTTCGCCACCGCGGAAAGCGATCTGGGGGTGTTCAAGTCGCTGGGGTCCGTCCAATCGGTCTACTTCAAGGCTTCCGGCGGATCAACTCTTGGCTTTACCAACAATGGGCTGCCCAGCTTCAGTCTGGGCGGCACCCAGCGGATGGCCGCGTACGGGACCAACGAGTTCCTCACCAACCAGTACGCTTACGGACGCGCGGGATATCTTCATCGCATTTACGCCATTCCGTCATTGCCCGGCGGCGGGTTTTATCTCACCGCGTATCTTGAAGCCGCCAAGCCTTACGGGATCGGCGGTGCTCCAATTCCCGCAGATGGTGTAGCCGGATTGATTCTGGATTACGCTTTCGGTCCGATCTTTTTCGGCGGAAGTTGGGGCGAGGCCGGCCACAAGAAATTCTTCTTTCACTTGGGAAAGCAGTTCTGA
- a CDS encoding cardiolipin synthase B, whose protein sequence is MRPSKNPRRSERQLRPELRSIADRAFSRAAGAPLIEGNCVRLLKDARENYPAWLEAIGTAKQHIHFESYIIHEDETGRMFAEALIAKTREGVRVRLIYDWMGGLGKTSRKFWDYLRAGGVEVRCYNPPRFDSPFGWLSRDHRKMLAVDGEVGFITGLCVGRMWVGDPAKNIQPWRDTGVSVRGPAVADVERAFAQVWATMGEPIAEDELASNGTLAAAGNANVRIVATEPATAGLFRLDQMVAALARKKMWLTDAYYAGTTPYVQALRAAAQDGVDVRLLVPNATDLPLIRPLSRAGYRPLLEAGVRLFEWNGTMVHAKTAVTDGRWARVGSTNLNISSWLGNCELDAVIEDEPFAGQMEEMYLQDLTNATEIVLDIKRKVRAPGEPRHAVAATARGGGSIGRAAAGAIRIGNAVGAAFTSRRVLEPVEAQILLVTGTLLLAFSLLFAFFPRVPAYALVVAFGWVSLALLYRGYKLYRKGKAD, encoded by the coding sequence ATGAGACCTTCCAAGAACCCCCGCCGGAGTGAACGCCAGCTTCGGCCCGAGCTGCGCTCCATCGCAGACCGCGCTTTTTCGCGAGCCGCCGGCGCGCCCTTGATCGAGGGCAATTGCGTGCGCTTGCTGAAAGACGCGCGTGAGAACTATCCCGCATGGCTCGAAGCAATCGGCACGGCCAAACAGCACATTCACTTCGAGAGCTACATCATCCACGAAGACGAAACAGGACGCATGTTCGCCGAAGCATTGATCGCAAAGACGCGGGAAGGCGTGCGAGTAAGACTTATCTACGATTGGATGGGCGGGCTGGGCAAGACTTCGCGCAAGTTCTGGGACTATTTGCGTGCCGGTGGCGTTGAGGTGCGTTGCTATAACCCGCCGCGTTTTGATTCTCCATTTGGGTGGCTCTCGCGGGACCACCGCAAGATGCTTGCCGTGGATGGCGAAGTTGGCTTTATCACCGGTCTGTGTGTTGGCCGGATGTGGGTCGGCGACCCGGCCAAGAACATTCAGCCGTGGCGCGATACGGGTGTGTCGGTGCGCGGGCCCGCGGTCGCTGACGTTGAGCGCGCATTCGCGCAGGTTTGGGCGACGATGGGCGAGCCCATCGCTGAAGATGAACTCGCCAGCAACGGCACGCTCGCAGCAGCAGGAAATGCAAACGTCCGCATTGTTGCGACTGAGCCTGCCACGGCCGGCTTGTTCCGCCTGGACCAAATGGTGGCTGCACTGGCGAGGAAGAAAATGTGGCTCACCGATGCCTATTACGCGGGCACAACCCCCTACGTACAGGCATTGAGGGCCGCAGCACAAGACGGCGTTGATGTCCGCCTGCTGGTGCCGAATGCCACGGACCTTCCTCTCATCAGACCGCTTTCGCGAGCGGGTTATCGGCCACTCCTGGAGGCGGGCGTGCGCCTGTTCGAGTGGAACGGCACCATGGTGCACGCGAAAACAGCAGTGACTGACGGGCGGTGGGCGCGCGTCGGTTCCACCAACCTGAATATCTCGAGCTGGCTGGGTAACTGCGAATTGGACGCAGTCATCGAAGACGAACCCTTCGCCGGCCAGATGGAAGAGATGTACCTTCAGGACCTCACCAACGCAACAGAAATAGTCCTGGATATCAAGCGAAAGGTCCGTGCCCCGGGCGAGCCGCGCCACGCCGTTGCCGCTACAGCCAGGGGCGGAGGAAGCATTGGGCGTGCCGCGGCCGGGGCCATCCGCATCGGCAATGCCGTCGGCGCAGCCTTCACCAGCCGGCGCGTGCTAGAGCCGGTGGAAGCACAAATCCTCCTGGTAACTGGCACGTTGCTCCTCGCCTTCTCTCTTCTTTTTGCCTTTTTTCCCCGTGTGCCGGCGTACGCGCTTGTGGTTGCGTTCGGCTGGGTCTCCCTCGCGCTGCTTTACCGAGGTTACAAGCTCTATCGCAAAGGGAAGGCAGACTGA